A window of the Longimicrobiaceae bacterium genome harbors these coding sequences:
- a CDS encoding PQQ-dependent sugar dehydrogenase, protein MLRCALILLLTAGCSGALDADDDPGSPNNPPDNTPPTEVGVRLQEVVDGLTRPVHIASPPGDDRLFIVEQPGRIRIVQDGQLLPEPFLDIDSKVESGGNEQGLLSVAFHPDYATNGYFFVNYTDSNGDTRVERYSVSSSDPNRADPSSAKLVIGFDQPFRNHNGGHLLFGPDGRLYIPTGDGGSGGDPQGNGQNLNTLLGKILRIDVDGGDPYAVPQDNPFANRSDARPEIWALGLRNPWRVAFDPEENLLYVADVGQNAWEEVSVVPADEGGLNFGWDRMEGTHCFEPETNCDQEGLVLPVVEYPHSQGISITGGVVYRGEAIPELQGRYLYADFGRDWIRSFRYEDGEARGDAPLDLDGVSNISSFGVDNEGEVYVVSLSGSVYKLVPDA, encoded by the coding sequence ATGCTTCGCTGCGCCCTGATCCTACTGCTTACTGCCGGTTGCTCCGGTGCGCTGGATGCCGACGACGATCCTGGTAGCCCAAACAACCCGCCAGACAACACCCCGCCGACCGAGGTGGGTGTTCGTCTGCAGGAAGTGGTGGATGGCCTGACCCGGCCCGTGCACATTGCTTCGCCCCCGGGAGACGACCGCCTCTTCATCGTGGAACAGCCGGGGCGGATTCGCATCGTCCAGGATGGACAGCTCCTGCCCGAGCCCTTTCTCGACATCGACTCGAAGGTAGAGAGCGGCGGCAACGAACAAGGGCTGCTCAGCGTAGCCTTCCACCCGGACTACGCGACCAACGGGTACTTCTTTGTAAACTATACCGACTCCAACGGGGACACGCGGGTCGAGCGGTACTCGGTGAGCTCCAGCGATCCGAATCGCGCCGACCCATCCTCAGCGAAGCTCGTAATCGGCTTCGATCAGCCCTTCCGAAACCACAACGGTGGGCACCTCCTCTTCGGTCCGGACGGGAGGCTCTACATCCCCACCGGTGACGGCGGCAGCGGGGGCGACCCGCAAGGGAACGGTCAGAATCTCAACACGCTGCTGGGCAAGATCCTGCGCATCGACGTCGACGGAGGAGATCCTTACGCGGTCCCGCAGGATAACCCCTTCGCCAACCGCTCGGACGCGCGCCCCGAGATCTGGGCCCTGGGGCTCCGCAATCCCTGGAGGGTCGCCTTCGACCCCGAGGAGAACCTGCTCTACGTCGCCGACGTGGGGCAGAACGCCTGGGAGGAGGTATCGGTGGTACCGGCCGACGAAGGGGGCCTGAACTTCGGCTGGGACCGGATGGAGGGAACGCACTGCTTCGAGCCTGAAACCAACTGCGATCAGGAGGGCCTCGTCCTGCCGGTCGTGGAGTACCCCCACTCCCAGGGAATTTCCATCACCGGGGGTGTCGTCTATCGCGGAGAGGCCATTCCGGAGCTGCAGGGGCGGTACCTGTACGCCGACTTCGGGCGCGACTGGATCCGCTCTTTCCGCTACGAAGACGGTGAGGCGCGCGGCGACGCTCCGCTCGACCTCGACGGCGTGTCGAACATCTCCTCCTTCGGGGTGGACAACGAGGGTGAGGTGTACGTGGTGAGTCTCTCCGGCAGCGTCTACAAGCTGGTGCCCGACGCCTGA
- a CDS encoding glutamate-cysteine ligase family protein, producing the protein MSDTVVIVVSSLDDLPELPAERLLTADRYLAGVEGIARGATVVNLCRSYRYRSKGYYVSLIADARGQQALPTAEGLEGLSERFGVLRILHEAGVPTVETSEGLARRRAPNGGSGPSGKRAKEQNGARNELEVLAYFGRCADPRARAAAQAIYREWPTPVLRLTLVEDGNSWLVDRVVAVPLSQLDQAERPPLIKALEDERRVRRRGAVVAPELKRASMAILFDPDDPFSPSTPETLERLERVAGRLRVHAHRIGIDELDRLGEYDALFIRTLTGVREPSFQFALRAEMLDMPVIDDPQSIIRCSNKVFLEELLRREEIPTPRTQVITPRTGWNGLESLGSPVVIKLPDGSFSAAVYRCSTPREFEQVTADLFRRSPLLIAQEYLPTDFDWRVTVLGGRVLFVARYFMARGHWQIRSEHEGHERFGKVEAVRRQDAPPAVCDLAIRAAALIGAGLYGVDIKETSRGPVVIEINDNPNLDIGYDDAADGEQIYEDIVKYFLHRIEEPSGTAPAPLSSEPAPALLAHAASVRADDRRHFRPFEVAGLEIEYAVVDRDLNVVSMVAPALRELAGRPTSDVDLGHVAFSNEIADHVFEVKTPQPTRSLRDAEQRLVEGVQRFTAVLRDRFGARLLPTGMHPWLNPRRARLWSRSNTRIYGTYARLFDVHTHGWLNVHSTHLNLPMGRSEEAVAMLNAVALVIPYLPALAASSPMYDGELQEAVDNRLAWILKHQARIPESQGWIVPEFASSLADYRRNVLGPMYRALDALEDAGALRHEFFNARGAVFKFSRRSMELRVLDTQECVRMDVAIAVFARAVLRAVTRALRAGRLELPPHALLVDDFHATIGAGSEARVWAMHLAGTSDRDNEGKASVRDVLRGLLERARRDARRDEGEYLDLAERIIASGSLSERIRDALLPLTHDDDAFTEAARRVYIELADCLDANEPWRGRDL; encoded by the coding sequence GTGAGCGACACAGTTGTGATCGTCGTCTCATCCCTCGACGACCTCCCGGAGCTTCCGGCTGAACGCTTGCTCACCGCCGACCGCTACCTCGCGGGCGTGGAAGGGATCGCGCGAGGAGCCACGGTGGTGAACCTCTGCCGCTCCTACCGCTACCGCTCCAAGGGTTACTACGTGTCGCTGATCGCGGATGCCCGCGGGCAGCAGGCGCTTCCCACCGCGGAGGGCCTGGAAGGACTCTCCGAGCGCTTCGGCGTGCTGCGCATCCTGCACGAGGCCGGCGTGCCCACTGTGGAAACGAGCGAAGGTCTCGCCCGGCGTCGCGCACCGAACGGGGGGAGCGGTCCCTCGGGAAAGCGCGCGAAGGAACAGAACGGCGCGCGGAACGAGCTCGAGGTGCTCGCCTACTTCGGCCGCTGCGCAGACCCCCGTGCGAGGGCGGCCGCCCAGGCGATCTATCGCGAGTGGCCTACCCCGGTCCTGCGTCTCACCCTGGTGGAGGACGGCAACTCCTGGCTGGTCGACCGCGTGGTCGCGGTACCGCTGTCCCAGCTCGACCAGGCGGAGCGCCCGCCGCTCATCAAGGCGCTGGAGGACGAGCGTCGCGTGCGTCGCCGCGGCGCCGTCGTCGCGCCCGAGCTCAAGCGGGCATCGATGGCCATCCTTTTCGATCCTGACGATCCCTTCAGCCCCTCGACGCCCGAGACCCTCGAGCGACTCGAGCGCGTGGCCGGCCGCTTGAGAGTGCACGCCCACCGCATCGGCATCGACGAGCTCGATCGGCTGGGCGAGTACGACGCCCTGTTCATCCGCACCCTCACCGGCGTGCGTGAGCCTTCCTTCCAGTTCGCGCTGCGGGCGGAGATGCTCGACATGCCGGTGATCGACGATCCGCAATCGATCATCCGCTGCAGCAACAAGGTCTTTCTCGAGGAGCTGCTGCGGCGCGAGGAGATCCCCACCCCGCGAACCCAGGTGATCACGCCGCGGACCGGTTGGAACGGTCTGGAATCGCTCGGCAGCCCGGTGGTGATCAAGCTCCCTGACGGCTCCTTCTCGGCGGCGGTGTACCGCTGCTCCACTCCGCGGGAGTTCGAACAGGTGACCGCGGATCTGTTCAGGCGCTCTCCCCTCCTGATCGCGCAGGAGTACCTTCCCACCGACTTCGACTGGCGGGTGACGGTCCTGGGCGGCCGCGTCCTTTTCGTGGCGCGCTACTTCATGGCGCGGGGTCACTGGCAAATCCGAAGCGAGCACGAGGGTCACGAGCGGTTCGGAAAGGTGGAGGCGGTCCGACGGCAGGATGCGCCTCCCGCGGTCTGCGATCTCGCGATCCGCGCAGCGGCCCTCATAGGCGCGGGCCTCTACGGGGTCGACATCAAAGAGACGTCGCGTGGCCCGGTCGTGATCGAGATCAACGACAACCCGAATCTGGACATCGGCTACGACGACGCCGCTGACGGAGAGCAGATCTATGAGGATATCGTAAAATACTTCCTGCATCGTATCGAGGAGCCTTCAGGAACCGCTCCCGCACCTCTTTCTTCCGAGCCTGCCCCTGCCTTACTCGCCCACGCGGCATCGGTCCGCGCGGACGACCGTCGGCATTTCCGGCCCTTCGAAGTCGCCGGGCTGGAGATCGAGTACGCGGTGGTGGACCGGGACCTGAACGTCGTCTCCATGGTGGCGCCGGCGCTGCGCGAGCTCGCCGGTCGTCCCACTTCTGACGTGGATCTGGGGCACGTGGCGTTCTCCAACGAGATCGCCGATCACGTCTTCGAGGTGAAGACGCCGCAACCCACCCGCAGCCTGCGCGATGCAGAGCAGCGGCTGGTGGAGGGCGTGCAGAGGTTCACGGCGGTGCTGCGCGATCGGTTCGGAGCGCGACTCCTGCCCACCGGCATGCACCCCTGGCTGAATCCTCGCCGCGCCCGGCTCTGGTCCCGCTCCAACACGCGAATCTACGGGACCTACGCCCGCCTGTTCGACGTCCACACCCACGGCTGGCTCAACGTCCACTCCACTCACCTCAACCTGCCAATGGGCCGGAGCGAGGAGGCGGTGGCGATGCTGAACGCCGTGGCTCTGGTCATCCCCTATCTGCCGGCGCTGGCCGCCAGCTCCCCCATGTACGACGGGGAGCTGCAGGAAGCGGTAGACAATCGTCTTGCCTGGATCCTGAAGCACCAGGCGCGGATTCCTGAATCGCAGGGGTGGATCGTTCCCGAGTTCGCTTCCAGCCTGGCCGATTATCGCCGTAACGTACTCGGTCCCATGTACCGGGCGCTCGATGCTCTCGAGGATGCCGGCGCGCTGCGCCACGAGTTCTTCAATGCCCGTGGCGCCGTGTTCAAGTTCTCCCGCCGGTCGATGGAGCTCCGCGTGCTGGATACGCAGGAATGTGTACGCATGGACGTCGCCATCGCCGTGTTCGCCCGGGCAGTCCTTCGCGCGGTCACCAGGGCGCTGCGGGCTGGACGGCTCGAGCTGCCTCCGCATGCGCTGCTGGTGGACGACTTTCACGCCACCATCGGTGCCGGCAGCGAGGCGCGGGTATGGGCGATGCACCTGGCGGGAACCTCGGATCGCGACAACGAGGGGAAGGCCTCCGTGCGCGACGTGCTCCGTGGCCTGCTGGAGCGCGCGCGCCGCGACGCCCGTAGAGACGAGGGGGAATACCTGGACCTGGCCGAACGAATCATCGCCAGCGGGAGCCTTTCCGAACGCATTCGTGATGCCCTGCTCCCCCTGACCCACGATGACGACGCGTTCACCGAAGCTGCCCGACGGGTGTACATAGAGCTCGCCGACTGTCTCGACGCGAACGAGCCCTGGCGCGGACGCGACCTCTAA
- a CDS encoding helix-turn-helix domain-containing protein: protein MRQVLRPLLVLHPDARFRDQVRRAGGKRFEYVEVKDWNELRELVRTSPPAALIVVDPYESRDELASPLRALLLEFPSITVVAALDLHPDRYRDLRTLGAWGVAEIIVRGEDDTTEAIGRRIRSIQGRPLQSLLERSLPANTSGQARALLMAAAEVVSTGGQARELARMLYLSPRTLLRWCERAELPPPRRILVWMRVLMAAELLDDPGRTVSSVAHACGYSSDNSLRRALQDFLDTTPTTLRREGAFATAARAFLRDLARTREHHTYTLTGSRAG, encoded by the coding sequence ATGCGCCAGGTTCTCCGACCTCTCCTGGTCCTGCATCCTGATGCGCGCTTTCGCGATCAGGTGCGGAGGGCGGGAGGCAAGCGTTTTGAGTACGTGGAAGTGAAGGACTGGAACGAGCTTAGAGAGCTCGTCCGGACTTCACCCCCTGCTGCCCTGATTGTCGTCGACCCCTACGAGTCGCGCGACGAGCTGGCTTCGCCGCTGCGCGCGCTACTCCTGGAGTTTCCGTCCATCACGGTGGTGGCGGCGCTCGATCTGCACCCCGATCGCTATCGCGATCTGCGCACCCTGGGCGCCTGGGGGGTGGCAGAGATCATCGTGCGCGGCGAGGACGACACGACAGAGGCGATCGGCCGCCGCATCCGCAGCATTCAAGGTCGCCCTCTGCAGAGCCTGCTCGAGCGTTCCCTCCCCGCCAACACCTCCGGGCAGGCTCGCGCACTGCTGATGGCCGCCGCAGAAGTCGTCTCCACCGGCGGCCAGGCGCGCGAGCTCGCCCGCATGCTCTACCTCTCCCCCCGCACGCTCCTCCGCTGGTGCGAACGAGCGGAGCTCCCGCCCCCGCGTCGCATCCTGGTCTGGATGCGCGTGCTGATGGCGGCCGAGTTGCTCGATGACCCCGGCCGCACGGTATCGAGCGTGGCACACGCATGCGGGTACTCGTCCGACAACAGCCTGCGGCGCGCACTACAGGACTTCCTCGATACCACCCCCACGACCCTGCGCCGTGAGGGGGCCTTCGCCACGGCGGCGCGCGCCTTCCTCCGCGACCTTGCCCGCACCCGCGAGCACCACACCTACACGCTGACCGGCTCGCGGGCAGGGTAA
- a CDS encoding DUF5715 family protein: MSRFVAALVLGFTLTFPTASGAQSLRGSRSSVDRMYETAQRQNLYFYQTSSGVRRAADRGTFVRLTGNDNYQLAAVSHPYVLPATRTFVERLAAQYRRACGERLVVTSAVRPKSQRLINSVDRSVHPTGMAIDLRRPRSSRCLEWLRSTLLFLERKGVLEATEERNPPHFHVAVFPAEYRTYVNGGDTRLASAASSAGGAEPERYVVRKGDSIWSIARRMQVSMEDLQVFNGLTSSRILAGQVILIPR; the protein is encoded by the coding sequence ATGTCCAGATTCGTCGCGGCGCTGGTGCTCGGGTTCACCCTCACCTTCCCGACTGCGAGCGGAGCACAGTCGCTTCGCGGCTCGCGCTCCAGCGTCGACCGGATGTACGAGACCGCCCAGCGGCAGAACCTCTACTTCTACCAGACGTCCAGCGGAGTGCGCCGCGCCGCAGATCGCGGCACCTTCGTGCGGCTCACCGGGAACGACAACTACCAGCTCGCCGCGGTGAGCCATCCGTATGTGCTTCCCGCTACGCGCACGTTCGTGGAGCGGCTCGCCGCCCAGTATCGTCGCGCATGCGGCGAGCGGCTCGTCGTGACCAGTGCCGTCCGCCCCAAGTCCCAGCGGCTCATCAACAGCGTCGATCGGTCGGTGCACCCCACCGGCATGGCCATTGATCTGCGACGTCCCCGCTCGTCCCGGTGCCTCGAGTGGCTGCGTTCCACGCTGCTCTTCCTCGAGCGCAAGGGGGTGCTGGAGGCCACGGAAGAGCGCAACCCGCCCCATTTTCACGTGGCGGTCTTTCCTGCCGAGTACCGCACGTACGTGAACGGCGGCGACACCCGCCTCGCCAGCGCTGCGAGCTCAGCAGGGGGAGCAGAGCCGGAGCGCTATGTGGTCCGCAAAGGCGACTCCATCTGGTCCATCGCGCGCCGCATGCAGGTCAGTATGGAGGACCTCCAGGTCTTCAACGGTCTCACTTCGTCTCGCATTCTGGCGGGGCAGGTAATCCTGATCCCTCGCTGA
- a CDS encoding transglycosylase SLT domain-containing protein, with protein MKKRVPASLYLFAAAGMLTGALASTLLSEERPHWPGSLFTEMQQLTRLEPIRVLPHLEAAAVALEARSVLEAGRPWAAWRMLRGLLDEAEVTSSYVLLTARAAAEWGGWDHVREALEGREWLETAEGGEGLYLLARASEELGRDKEAAEAYARYAELPAARHVASALARLGEVLAEEGQHAEAAEAFGRAAAAAPEIADWLRTLQIEQLAAAGETLPVSLTAASPPRSAPVRLRRVQAEVTARRTAGDLAGALRKLEWEERVLRAQGAVAEASVLRLDAARLLLEQGREGEARERLRTVAWEVRALASTRTEAADLLGRIDSSEPADALARASAYEAAARPGLAARALRDAIARGAADVPALRLKLARLLYLERDYPQAREAFQRAAAELRDDEQVAEAHLYAARSLYRTGSRSAAVRELKQVAERYPRTAAAGTALFLLGDDAPSLREALSYYRRAAAVEHSPDAREALYRVGDRSLKLKDPAGAIEAWERYVSRYPRGEATVRVAYETGKLYEKAGRTEKAKAMYRAALAADPVSYYALRAGSRLGTHPVDVILAEPRPWVGLASDPTAGTEVLRRLDALEEAGLERAWEQELESAVRVLDNRPAALLAVAEGLRDRGHSVEAIRLGYTLLQKRNGEWDPRLLRVVFPFPYRKLVEAEAQRAGVDPMLLAGLIRQESTFRPKIRSWVGATGLTQIMPGTGQWLASRLGIGDFEERLLEVPEINLRLGARYLGDQLRAYDGARDLALAAYNAGPGRANRWRRTLGYGGDTDEFREAIPFDETRNYIKLVLRNAAIYSRLYAEERPVGLVLDENR; from the coding sequence ATGAAAAAGAGAGTTCCGGCCTCGTTGTACCTTTTCGCCGCGGCGGGCATGCTCACCGGCGCGCTGGCGAGCACGCTCCTCTCGGAGGAGCGGCCGCATTGGCCCGGATCGCTCTTCACAGAGATGCAGCAGCTCACCCGCCTAGAGCCGATCCGCGTTCTCCCGCACCTGGAGGCGGCCGCGGTGGCCCTTGAGGCCCGCAGCGTGTTGGAGGCTGGCAGGCCCTGGGCCGCGTGGCGCATGCTCCGTGGCCTCCTGGACGAGGCAGAGGTCACCTCGAGCTATGTTCTGCTCACCGCCCGCGCCGCGGCGGAGTGGGGAGGGTGGGACCACGTCCGTGAGGCTCTGGAGGGTCGGGAGTGGCTGGAGACGGCCGAGGGTGGCGAGGGGCTCTACCTGTTGGCGCGGGCGAGCGAGGAGCTCGGACGCGACAAGGAGGCGGCGGAGGCGTACGCCCGCTACGCAGAGCTGCCCGCCGCGCGACACGTCGCCTCGGCGCTGGCCCGTCTCGGGGAAGTGCTGGCCGAAGAGGGGCAGCACGCCGAAGCGGCGGAAGCGTTCGGCCGGGCCGCCGCGGCCGCGCCGGAGATCGCGGACTGGCTGCGCACTCTGCAGATCGAGCAGCTCGCCGCCGCCGGCGAAACGCTGCCGGTGTCGCTGACCGCGGCGAGCCCGCCCCGGAGCGCGCCGGTGCGCCTTCGCCGGGTGCAGGCGGAGGTGACCGCACGGCGCACGGCGGGCGACCTGGCCGGCGCCCTCCGCAAGCTGGAGTGGGAGGAGCGCGTGCTGCGGGCGCAGGGGGCGGTCGCGGAGGCCTCGGTGCTGCGCCTCGATGCGGCTCGCCTGCTGCTGGAGCAAGGACGGGAAGGCGAGGCGCGCGAGCGCCTGCGCACCGTAGCGTGGGAGGTGCGCGCCCTCGCTTCCACCCGCACCGAGGCGGCAGACCTGCTCGGTCGCATCGACTCCTCTGAGCCGGCCGACGCGCTGGCTCGCGCCTCTGCTTACGAGGCGGCCGCCCGACCCGGGCTCGCCGCTCGCGCGCTCCGGGACGCGATTGCGCGCGGCGCCGCGGACGTCCCGGCACTGCGGCTCAAGCTGGCCCGCCTTCTCTACCTGGAGCGAGACTATCCGCAGGCACGGGAAGCTTTCCAGCGAGCCGCCGCGGAGCTCAGGGATGACGAGCAGGTTGCCGAAGCTCACCTGTACGCGGCTCGCTCGCTCTACCGTACCGGCTCGCGCAGCGCCGCCGTTCGGGAGCTGAAGCAGGTGGCGGAGCGATATCCCCGCACCGCCGCGGCGGGCACCGCGTTGTTCCTGCTCGGGGACGACGCTCCCTCGTTGCGGGAAGCACTCTCCTATTACCGTCGCGCGGCCGCGGTCGAGCACTCTCCCGATGCGCGCGAGGCGCTGTATCGGGTGGGCGATCGGAGCCTGAAGCTGAAGGATCCGGCCGGCGCCATCGAGGCGTGGGAGCGCTACGTCAGCCGCTATCCGCGGGGGGAGGCGACGGTCCGTGTGGCGTACGAGACCGGGAAGCTGTACGAGAAGGCCGGTCGCACGGAAAAGGCGAAGGCCATGTATCGCGCCGCCCTCGCGGCGGACCCGGTCTCCTACTACGCCCTGCGCGCGGGAAGTCGGCTGGGCACCCATCCGGTGGACGTGATTCTGGCGGAGCCGCGGCCCTGGGTGGGCCTTGCCTCGGACCCCACGGCGGGAACGGAGGTCCTCCGCCGACTGGACGCGCTGGAAGAGGCGGGCCTGGAGCGCGCGTGGGAACAGGAGCTGGAGTCGGCGGTACGGGTGCTGGACAATCGGCCCGCCGCTCTGCTTGCGGTCGCCGAGGGGCTCCGCGACCGCGGGCATTCAGTGGAGGCGATCCGCCTGGGCTACACCCTGCTGCAGAAGCGCAACGGGGAGTGGGATCCGCGTCTGCTGCGCGTGGTCTTCCCGTTCCCCTATCGCAAGCTGGTGGAGGCCGAGGCTCAGCGCGCCGGCGTCGACCCGATGCTGCTGGCGGGGCTGATCCGTCAGGAGTCGACCTTCCGGCCGAAGATCCGCTCCTGGGTGGGAGCCACCGGATTGACCCAGATCATGCCGGGCACCGGCCAATGGCTCGCTTCGCGGCTCGGCATTGGCGACTTCGAAGAGCGGCTGCTGGAGGTTCCGGAAATCAACCTCCGACTGGGCGCTCGCTATCTCGGCGACCAACTCCGCGCCTACGACGGCGCCAGAGATCTGGCGCTTGCGGCATACAACGCCGGACCGGGCCGCGCGAATCGCTGGAGGCGGACGCTGGGCTACGGAGGCGACACCGACGAGTTCCGCGAGGCGATTCCCTTTGACGAGACCCGGAACTACATCAAACTGGTGCTCCGAAACGCCGCGATTTACTCGCGACTGTACGCGGAAGAGCGCCCGGTCGGCCTGGTTCTTGACGAGAATCGCTGA
- a CDS encoding redoxin domain-containing protein gives MTSDTALRSIPDLTLPRGSDGVPTRLRTTGRENTVLILLHSADCRGCIDYLRSLVAAREGLQDWDGRVVAVVPAGVSEAGRVREAVEPSFLVLADPDGRCREACGVGGGSIIIADQWGEVFHVYAGEPDSHDFPAPDEVVEWLRFLAIQCPECQGEAL, from the coding sequence ATGACTTCGGATACGGCACTTCGCAGCATCCCCGACCTGACCCTTCCCCGCGGGAGCGACGGCGTCCCGACTCGGCTTCGAACGACGGGCCGGGAGAATACCGTGCTCATCCTCCTGCATTCGGCCGATTGCCGAGGGTGCATCGACTATCTGCGCTCCCTTGTCGCGGCGCGCGAGGGACTTCAGGACTGGGACGGACGCGTGGTCGCGGTCGTACCCGCGGGAGTCTCGGAAGCGGGCCGCGTGCGCGAGGCGGTCGAGCCCTCGTTCCTGGTGCTCGCCGACCCCGACGGCCGTTGCCGGGAGGCGTGCGGCGTGGGTGGGGGATCGATAATCATCGCCGATCAGTGGGGCGAGGTCTTCCACGTCTACGCCGGAGAACCGGATTCGCACGACTTCCCCGCGCCGGACGAGGTGGTCGAGTGGCTCCGCTTCCTGGCCATCCAGTGCCCGGAGTGCCAGGGAGAGGCACTCTGA
- the eboE gene encoding metabolite traffic protein EboE gives MQPDGVAGPHLTYCTNIHPGQTWATVRENFDRYVLPVREQVAPGQRFGVGLRLSAEATETLREPEQLAAFRDFLRQHDLYVFTINGFPYGHFHGQPVKEDVYLPNWMQPERLTYTDALATLLETLLPDGVKGTISTVPGAYAPLVASDEDIERMVVQLARHAGHLYGIRERSGKEISLALEPEPCCYLETVAQTVRFFERYLFGDRAVETLVNEVGVRREDAEAILRRHLTVCFDACHMAVEFEEPREALAAFRQAGIGIGKFQISAGLHVEFSGDRAGDAELRGHLERFADPVYLHQVVERRPDGQVRRYVDLPEALHATADEHGPREWRIHFHVPLFREELGVFQSTQPYLRELIGLLKGGSAGQHWEVETYTWDVLPEEFRAGGVVTAVAREMQWVIDQMREARTA, from the coding sequence ATGCAGCCGGACGGAGTCGCAGGCCCCCACCTCACCTACTGCACCAACATCCACCCCGGACAGACCTGGGCAACGGTTCGCGAAAACTTCGACCGCTATGTGCTTCCGGTTCGTGAGCAGGTCGCTCCCGGTCAACGCTTCGGGGTGGGGCTGCGTCTCTCCGCCGAGGCCACCGAGACCCTGCGGGAGCCGGAACAGCTCGCCGCCTTCCGCGACTTCCTGCGCCAGCACGACCTCTACGTCTTCACCATCAACGGTTTCCCCTACGGTCATTTCCACGGGCAGCCGGTAAAGGAAGACGTTTATCTTCCCAACTGGATGCAGCCGGAGCGCCTCACTTACACCGATGCCCTGGCGACCCTGCTGGAGACCCTCCTGCCCGACGGCGTGAAGGGAACCATCAGTACCGTACCCGGCGCCTACGCTCCGCTCGTCGCGTCGGACGAAGACATAGAGCGGATGGTGGTGCAGCTCGCGCGGCACGCCGGCCACCTCTACGGAATTCGGGAACGCTCGGGGAAAGAGATCTCGCTGGCTCTGGAACCGGAGCCATGCTGCTACCTGGAAACGGTCGCCCAGACGGTCCGCTTCTTCGAGCGCTACCTCTTCGGGGACCGCGCAGTGGAGACGTTGGTCAACGAGGTCGGCGTGCGGCGCGAGGACGCGGAGGCCATTCTCCGCCGGCACCTGACCGTCTGCTTCGACGCCTGTCACATGGCCGTGGAGTTCGAGGAGCCCCGCGAGGCGCTGGCCGCCTTTCGCCAGGCGGGGATCGGCATCGGCAAGTTCCAGATCAGCGCGGGGTTGCATGTAGAGTTCAGCGGCGACCGTGCAGGCGACGCCGAGCTCCGAGGTCACCTGGAGAGATTCGCCGACCCGGTCTACCTGCACCAGGTGGTGGAGCGGCGACCCGACGGGCAGGTCCGGCGCTACGTCGACCTGCCGGAAGCGTTGCACGCCACCGCGGACGAGCACGGCCCGCGCGAGTGGCGAATCCACTTCCACGTCCCTCTCTTCCGCGAGGAGCTCGGCGTCTTCCAGAGCACCCAGCCCTATCTGCGCGAGCTCATCGGGTTGCTCAAGGGGGGCTCCGCGGGGCAGCACTGGGAGGTGGAGACGTATACTTGGGACGTGCTTCCCGAAGAATTCCGCGCCGGTGGCGTCGTCACTGCGGTCGCGAGAGAGATGCAGTGGGTGATCGATCAGATGCGCGAAGCACGAACCGCATGA
- a CDS encoding zf-HC2 domain-containing protein: MIEPLCCERVEIALGDYLEGDLPPQLRMRVESHLAACPECWREVQKLRHTVTYLADLPRRRMPQYLKESLLRAHRNDRSTRSLQVGSGLLPLSQGS, from the coding sequence ATGATAGAGCCGCTCTGCTGCGAGCGCGTCGAGATCGCGCTGGGAGATTATCTCGAAGGGGATCTTCCACCGCAGCTCCGAATGCGAGTGGAATCGCACCTGGCCGCCTGCCCCGAATGCTGGCGGGAGGTCCAGAAGCTGCGCCACACCGTCACCTACCTGGCCGACCTCCCCCGCCGCCGGATGCCGCAGTACCTGAAGGAATCTCTCCTCCGCGCCCATCGAAACGACCGCTCTACTCGATCGCTCCAAGTCGGATCAGGCCTTCTTCCCCTCTCGCAGGGCTCGTAA
- a CDS encoding sigma-70 family RNA polymerase sigma factor: MSSNNRKWLRSPSERVGTLSHADLPPPALGSTPDNEEHLLIRALRERDERAFELLLDRWYSPMLRLARSYVRSRADAEEVVQDTWLAVLSGIERFEARSSLRTWIFRILVNRARTRARREARTVPLSSLPAPELSGGGGTSAGQGDWLVDLERVEPLAWHGSSLDGADPHTRLATNELRERIEEAIRALPARQQQVITLRDLEGWSAEEVCEALDLTPANQRVLLHRARMKVRDALFTAHA, from the coding sequence GTGAGCTCGAACAACCGCAAGTGGCTCCGCAGCCCCAGTGAACGGGTCGGTACGCTTTCTCATGCCGATCTACCTCCCCCCGCCCTCGGTTCGACGCCGGACAACGAGGAGCACCTCCTCATTCGCGCTCTTCGCGAGCGCGACGAGCGGGCGTTCGAGTTGCTCCTCGACCGCTGGTATTCCCCCATGCTGCGTCTTGCCCGGAGCTACGTCCGCAGCCGGGCCGACGCCGAAGAGGTGGTGCAGGACACGTGGCTTGCCGTGCTTTCGGGCATCGAGCGATTCGAGGCCCGATCCTCTCTCCGAACGTGGATCTTCCGCATCCTGGTCAACCGGGCGCGCACGCGCGCGCGGCGCGAAGCCCGGACGGTCCCGCTCTCGTCGCTGCCCGCGCCCGAACTATCGGGGGGAGGCGGCACGTCGGCCGGACAGGGCGACTGGTTGGTGGACCTGGAGCGCGTGGAACCGCTGGCGTGGCACGGCTCCTCACTGGACGGGGCGGACCCGCACACCCGGCTCGCCACCAACGAGCTACGCGAACGCATCGAGGAAGCGATTCGGGCGCTCCCCGCGCGTCAGCAGCAGGTGATCACATTGCGGGACCTGGAAGGGTGGAGCGCCGAGGAGGTGTGCGAAGCGCTGGACCTCACCCCCGCGAACCAGCGCGTGCTACTGCACCGCGCCCGCATGAAGGTGCGCGACGCCCTCTTCACCGCACACGCTTGA